CCAGGTCGTCCAGGACGATGCCCATGTTGCGCAGCTCTTCGTCGGCGGTCTTCTTCATCTTCTCGATGTCGAGACGGCGCACGGGCCAGGGGCCCTTGGTCATCTCGGAGCCGAGGAAGAAGTTCCGCCAGACCGGCATCAGGGGGACCACCGCGAGGTCCTGGTAGACCGTCGCGATGCCCTTGTCCAGCGCCTCGCGCGGGGTGGAGAAGCGCACCGGTGTGCCGTCGACGAGGAACTCGCCCTCGGTGTGCTGGTGCAGACCCGAGATGATCTTGATGAGGGTCGACTTGCCGGCGCCGTTGTCGCCGAGCACGCAGGTGACCTGGCTGGGGAAGACCTTCAGGTCGACGCCGTGCAGGGCGCGGATGTTGCCGTACGCCTTGCCCGCGCCGCGCAGTTCGACGATCGGGGCGTCCTTGTCGGGAACCTCGTCCTGGAGGACGGCGCCGTGGGTGCCGGTTTCTTTGCTGGTCATTCGGGTCACCTCCGGGTCGCCGTGCGCTGGACCCACAGATTGATGAGAACGGCGCCGAGGAGCATCACGCCGAGGAAGGCCTTGAACCAGTCCGGGTTCCAGCCGGCGTAGACGATGCCCTGCTGGACCATGCCGAACATGAAGGCACCGAAGACCGGACCGATCGCGGAACCGGCACCACCGGTCAGCAGACAGCCGCCGATCACGGCCGCGGCGATGTAGATGAGCTCCTGGCCCACGCCCTCGCCGGACTGCACCGTGTTGAACGAGAACAGCTGGTGCATGCCGACGAACCAGGCGCCGAAGCCGACCAGCATGAACAGCGAGATCTTCGTGAACGTCACCGGCACACCGACGGCGCGGGCGCTGCCCTGGTTGCCGCCGACCGCGAAGATCCAGTTGCCGTACTTGGTACGCAACAGCACCCACGTGGCCAGCGCCGCGAAGACCAGCCACCACACCACGGTGATCTTGACCTGGACGCCGCCGATGTCGAAGGAGGACGCGAACAGGGCCTTGGCCTGCTCGAAGCCGTCCATGTCACTGATGTCGTCGGTCGCGACGTTGCCGGTGACCAGCTTGGTCACGGCGAGGTTCACGCCCTGGAGGATCAGGAACGTGCCGAGGGTGACCAGGAAACTCGGGAGCCCGGTCTTGACCAGCAGCCAGCCGTTGAACAGGCCGACCGCGAGCGACACGATCAGGGCGACGATCACGCCGACCCAGACGTTCATCGTCAGCTGGTAGCTGACCATGCTCGCGGTCAGGGCCGAGGTGATCACGGCGACACCGGCGGACAGGTCGAACTCGCCGCCGATCATCAGCAGCGCGACCGGGAGCGCCATGATCCCGATCGTCGACGACTGATACAGGATGTTCGCCATCGAGCTGCCGTCACGCACGGCCGGGGCCGTGATGAGGAAGAAGATCAGCACCGCGACGGCGCCGAGGAAGACGCCGACCTCGGGACGGGCGAGGAGGCGCAGCGCAAGGGGCCGCTGCCGGGTCCGCCCGTCGGATTCCTTGCCGGGGCCGGAGGCCGGCGGTGTGGTCACCGCCGGCTCAGCCTGTTGGGTCATGCTCATCACCGAGTGCCCTTCGCGGCGAACGCGTCGATCTTCTCGACGTTCGTCTTGTCGACGAAGGCCGGACCGGTCAGGACCGGGGCCTCGCCGCCGCCCATGTAGTTGCCGTTGTTCTTGTAGAGCCACAGGGAGTCGATCGCCAGGTAGCCCTGGAGGTAGGGCTGCTGGTCGACGGCGAACTCGATGTCGCCCTTGCTGATCGCTCCGGTCAGTTCCTTGTTGAGGTCGAAGGTCGCGACCTTCGCCTTGCTGCCCGACTCGTCCACGGACTGCGCGGCCGTCAGCGCGAACGGGGCGCCGAGGGCGACGACGTAGTCGATGTCCTTGTCCGTCTTGAGCTTGGCGGTGATCGTGGACTTCACGGACGGCATGTCCGTGCCGTTGACGTTCAGGGTCTCGGTCGTGCCCTCGAACGTCTTCTTCACGCCGTCACAGCGCTGGGTGAGGCCGATGTTGCCCTGTTCCTGGATGACACAGACGGCCTTCTTGGCGCCGGCCTCGTTCAGCCGCTTGCCGAGCGCCTCGCCGGCGACCGTCTCGTCCTGGCCGAAGAACTCCATCAGGCCGAGCTTCTGCCACTCGCTGACACCGGAGTTCAGGCCGACGACCGGGATGTTCGCCTTCTGCGCCTTGCTGACGACGTCCTTGAGGGCGTCGGGCTTGGCGAGGGTGATCGCGATGCCGTCGACCTTCTGGTCGATCGCGTTCTGCACCAGGTTGGCCTGGTTGCCCGCGTTCGGGTCCGCGGAGTAGATCAGCTTGATGTTGTCCTTGGCGGCGGCGGCCTCGGCGCCCTTGCGGACGATGTCCCAGAACGTGTCGCCGGGCGACTGGTGGGTCACCAGGGCGAC
The DNA window shown above is from Streptomyces chartreusis and carries:
- a CDS encoding sugar ABC transporter substrate-binding protein; its protein translation is MDRSYPRSRKLVPMVAMAAAAALTLAGCSSSSGGKESEEGGANASAGKANTPRMTVALVTHQSPGDTFWDIVRKGAEAAAAKDNIKLIYSADPNAGNQANLVQNAIDQKVDGIAITLAKPDALKDVVSKAQKANIPVVGLNSGVSEWQKLGLMEFFGQDETVAGEALGKRLNEAGAKKAVCVIQEQGNIGLTQRCDGVKKTFEGTTETLNVNGTDMPSVKSTITAKLKTDKDIDYVVALGAPFALTAAQSVDESGSKAKVATFDLNKELTGAISKGDIEFAVDQQPYLQGYLAIDSLWLYKNNGNYMGGGEAPVLTGPAFVDKTNVEKIDAFAAKGTR
- a CDS encoding ABC transporter permease, whose amino-acid sequence is MSMTQQAEPAVTTPPASGPGKESDGRTRQRPLALRLLARPEVGVFLGAVAVLIFFLITAPAVRDGSSMANILYQSSTIGIMALPVALLMIGGEFDLSAGVAVITSALTASMVSYQLTMNVWVGVIVALIVSLAVGLFNGWLLVKTGLPSFLVTLGTFLILQGVNLAVTKLVTGNVATDDISDMDGFEQAKALFASSFDIGGVQVKITVVWWLVFAALATWVLLRTKYGNWIFAVGGNQGSARAVGVPVTFTKISLFMLVGFGAWFVGMHQLFSFNTVQSGEGVGQELIYIAAAVIGGCLLTGGAGSAIGPVFGAFMFGMVQQGIVYAGWNPDWFKAFLGVMLLGAVLINLWVQRTATRR
- a CDS encoding ATP-binding cassette domain-containing protein is translated as MTSKETGTHGAVLQDEVPDKDAPIVELRGAGKAYGNIRALHGVDLKVFPSQVTCVLGDNGAGKSTLIKIISGLHQHTEGEFLVDGTPVRFSTPREALDKGIATVYQDLAVVPLMPVWRNFFLGSEMTKGPWPVRRLDIEKMKKTADEELRNMGIVLDDLEQPIGTLSGGQRQCVAIARAVYFGARVLILDEPTAALGVKQSGVVLKYIAAARDRGLGVIFITHNPHHAYMVGDHFSVLRLGTMELNASRDEVSLEELTNHMAGGTELAALKHELSQVRGVDVEELPEESDLTAPVASSEGKS